In Camarhynchus parvulus chromosome 28, STF_HiC, whole genome shotgun sequence, the following proteins share a genomic window:
- the IFI30 gene encoding gamma-interferon-inducible lysosomal thiol reductase, with amino-acid sequence MAPAVALAVLVALVAPGLGAAPGCDHPAHRWCSSRDVAAACQVQSRCPSLPHPAAAPVELSLYYESLCPACREFLVLKLFPTWLLLPEEMLNITLVPYGNAQERNVSGKLDFQCQHGPEECLGNMMEACLMHEAKNFSTFFPVIFCLESGSSVTKNLEACLQIYAPEVDSGRISACVQGDTGVALMHHNAQLTEALDPPHQYVPWITINGKHTDELQAQAEASLLGLVCHLYQGEKPEACEGSKAQKIPPGCRR; translated from the exons ATGGCCCCCGCGGTGGcgctggctgtgctggtggcgCTGGTGGCCCCGGGGCTCGGCGCGGCCCCCGGCTGTGATCACCCTGCCCACCGCTGGTGCAGCTCTCGGGACGTCGCCGCCGCCTGCcag GTGCAGAGCCGCTGCCCGAGCCTCCCGCACCCCGCGGCCGCTCCCGTGGAGCTGAGCCTGTACTACGAGAGCCTGTGCCCGGCGTGCCGCGAGTTCCTGGTGCTGAAGCTCTtccccacctggctgctgctgcccgagGAGATGCTCAACATCACCCTGGTGCCCTACGGCAACGCCCAG GAGAGGAACGTCAGCGGCAAGTTGGATTTCCAGTGCCAGCACGGCCCCGAGGAATGCCTGGGCAACATGATGGAG gccTGTCTGATGCACGAGGCCAAGAACTTCAGCACCTTCTTCCCCGTCATCTTCTGCCTGGAGTCGGGCAGCTCGGTCACCAAGAACCTGGAGGCT TGCCTGCAGATCTACGCCCCAGAGGTGGACAGCGGCCGCATCAGCGCCTGCGtgcagggggacacgggggtggcCCTGATGCACCACAACGCCCAGCTGACCGAGGCACTGGACCCCCCGCACCAGTACGTGCCCTGGATCACCATCAACGGG AAGCACACGGAcgagctgcaggcacaggcagaggcctcgctgctggggctggtttgtCACCTCTACCAG GGGGAGAAGCCTGAGGCCTGTGAGGGCTCCAAGGCCCAGAAGATCCCGCCTGGCTGCAGGCGCTGA